A genomic segment from Glycine soja cultivar W05 chromosome 18, ASM419377v2, whole genome shotgun sequence encodes:
- the LOC114397222 gene encoding uncharacterized protein LOC114397222: MEGETSYTTSLPPIFDGEEYELWTTRMITHLEALDLWEAVEENYDVPELPLNPTVAQMKNHRERKTKKAKAKNCLFSAVSKIIFTRIMNFKSAKQIWDYLRSEYQGCERTKGLQVLNLGREFEMQSMKVTETIKGYADQLLGIANRVRLLGKDFPDERIVQKILVTIPKKYESKI, encoded by the coding sequence ATGGAGGGAGAAACATCATACACAACAAGTTTACCACCAATTTTTGATGGTGAGGAGTACGAATTATGGACTACAAGGATGATCACTCATCTTGAAGCTTTGGATCTTTGGGAGGCAGTAGAAGAAAACTATGATGTTCCTGAACTACCTTTAAATCCAACGGTGGCTCAGATGAAGAATCATAGAGAAAGGAAGACCAAAAAGGCTAAGGCTAAAAATTGCCTTTTCTCTGCTgtgtcaaaaattatttttacaagaaTTATGAACTTCAAGTCTGCCAAACAGATTTGGGATTATCTCAGATCAGAATATCAAGGTTGTGAAAGAACCAAAGGCTTGCAAGTACTCAACTTGGGCAGAGAATTCGAGATGCAGAGCATGAAAGTGACTGAAACAATTAAAGGCTACGCTGACCAACTGTTAGGCATAGCAAATAGAGTGAGGCTTCTTGGGAAGGACTTTCCTGATGAAAGAATAGTGCAAAAAATCCTGGTCACTATACCCAAGAAGTATGAATCAAAGATATAA